In Rhodospirillales bacterium, the genomic stretch GCGTCACATCGGACGAGCGGATTTCGTAGTGACTCCGTCGAAACTGACCCTGTAGCACAGCGCTGTACAATACAACATCAATGCCTGCAGTCGCGAACAAGTACAACTCTTCGTTATTCCCGTTAGCTTTATCGCCTGTTCCTTTGCTATACGAAGGAAAATGAATGAGTGGACTAAAGACAAGTTTACTGTGGATTGTCCCAAAATCCCCCCAAAACGGCGAGCGCAATTTTTCTCCTAGCCCCAATCTGCCAGTAAAGCCTGTTCTCAGGCTAGTATAATACCCCACAGATATGCTCCAGTTTGCTGTGAGGTCGAAATCGCGATCACCGCACAAGCCAGGATGCCTTGGATTGGCGCACACCAGGTGCTGCTTCTGAAGCCCATAGGCGAATACCGGTTCGCCGCCCCGAGATATTTCCTTCGACCAGCCTTGAGGATCGTCGGCCGAAATCACTTTGTGTAAGGCGCTTTGGACGATCCCTCCAAGAGGAAGACCCAATACACCGATCTGCATCTCCTGTTTAATTGCTACAGCCTTGTTCGCATGGAGTATGCTATCGCCATAGATCAGGAGCGAGGCGTACGGGCGCCCATCACTTTTCTTTGGTTTAAGGATGTCCAGTCTGTTGGGGGTGTAGAGCCAAAGGCCGCCAAAACGGGAATACGCACTGTTTTTGTAATTGGTAACGCCGGAAAGCGCTCTTGCGTTCATCATCAGATCGCTATTCAGTTTGCGCAAAGACCCTGGCAAGTCGCCTGTATCGGAATCGCAAGTGTGCGTCAGCAATACTCCTGACGTGTAGTTTCGATCCGTGAACAAGAGGTCGTTCTCAACGATGAAAGAGTACGTGCATTTTGCCAAGGAGTTTTGCGACGAGTCCTCTGTTTCGGTCTCCGCCTCGCCGGATGGCACTGAATTGGCCCACGTCTGTTGATTGATTCCGACGGCGAATAGCAACAATGAAATGATCGCGCCGGACAAGATTCGTGCCGTTTTCGTCCGGTGCTGTGGGCACTGAAGCCTTATTTTCTGGCTGTTCGGGGTAACGATCATGCGCTCGACCCTCCCGTTGATATGCTCGGACTGTGCGGTCTGATTCAGGATCTGCTGCTTGCAATAGTGACGGCAATTGCTCGACACGGTCGCACGTGCCGGTATGGTGGGCAACCAACCCGAACGCTGTCCTTGGGCAGGACCTAGGCGATGGAGAAGTCTCAGGCCTGCAGAATGGTTCGGCAGTGTGTCGAAGCTGGCTTCTAGGTTGGCGGATATCCGAACGGCAGCGACCTTCAACGCGTTCCGCGCAAAGTAAGCGTAGTGCGTGGTCGTCTGCACCTGCGCTTGACGAAGGACCTTACCGGTCCTCGGCAGGCTCTTTCCGAGAGCGAGCACTCGCGAGGCAGAGCTGTAGCGCGAGTCATGCAGGCGGACGTCTTCAAGCCCCGCCTCCTTGCGAATGACCTGCAACGAGGCGTTCAGCAAGCGCAGGCGAGTGGCGCGCACGCAGCCGGAAAACACCCGAACGTTGTCGAGCCGGCGCGTCAGCGTGGTCCAGCCCCAATTCGCCACGTGCGACGCCAGCACGGCCCGCGCGCCGGCCTTGACGTCCCGGATCCGCAGTTCATCATTTTCTAGATCGACCTGCCATTCGGGGACAAGACTTCACTGCGCCGGCATCCGGTCAGCAGCAGGCGCGACACGTGGACTGTGCTCGCCACGATCGAAGCCCCACTTCTAAGCCCTAGAAGTACACGGCCCAGCCAGCCGCGCTACTGTTGCGGCAGGAACCGCTCACGCTCACGCGTCGGATATTTCCAGTTGAAGCGGCAGGGATGGCCCCACCCGGCCCCTTCCCCGACTTCGCAGTTGTGCAGCATAACTGGGAGAGCAGCGAGCCGGCTTGGTTTGCCATGACAGGCTTGTCCTGCAAACAGCAGTTCCGCGTAGCAACGTGTTCGGGTGTGTGATCTTGCTCAGGCGCAGGGCTTCAAAGCACGGCAGCCAAGCTGCACCGAGCAACGGAGATGATCAATCCTGCAAGCGGTATGGGTCAGCCGTTGGATGCTTCAGCTGCGGGATGGGCCAACTTATGTGGCGAGAATCCCAGTATTGGCCAAGTTATTGTCCCATCTCCCGTCGGCAGCTACGCCAACAATGCCCCAATGTGGCCCAAACCGGTCGATTTGCGGCCACATAATGGTTTCAGGGGCGGCCAGCAATTGGCAATACCGACACCAGCCGTAGCCTGCGCCGCGGAGTACCCGGCTCACCCACTCGTCACCCAGGCCGTCATCGTAGATCTCCATCACCTCCGGCGACGCCCAGTTCGGGTGAATGTAGATCGGTACCCGGCGCCGTGACATGAGCTTGGAGAACCTTCCTCTCAAGGGCGGCCTGTTTGGTGTGGTTGCCCGGGAGGGCAACGGGGAACGCTACGATCACTTGGTTGGGATTTTTACCGGGCCTGGGCATCAGGAAGTTGGTGGCGAGTTCCGCCGGGACGGTGTCGCGGGAGCCTTCGACGCGAAACGTCAGTAACTGCTGCACTGAACACTTCGAAAACTGCGTGTAGTCTGCGCGAGGTGCTGTTCTTCGACAAAACGGCGACGCTGGTGCAGCCTGTGGGCAGCAGGGCCGTCACGCGGCTGGTCCCCGAGGCCGGGGACGGCTCGACACCCAGCCTTTGCCACGGCCGTCGGCGGCGGCGCGGGTCCGTGCGTTCCCACATTGCAGCACGTGTGGCTGCACGTAGTCACGCGACGTAAGACCAGCTGGAAGGGACGACACGTACCGCTTGTTATGATGGCAGGCCGAGTCAGACAGACCGCCCGGCTTGACTGAGACAAAGCGACGGGC encodes the following:
- a CDS encoding DUF2219 family protein gives rise to the protein MLASHVANWGWTTLTRRLDNVRVFSGCVRATRLRLLNASLQVIRKEAGLEDVRLHDSRYSSASRVLALGKSLPRTGKVLRQAQVQTTTHYAYFARNALKVAAVRISANLEASFDTLPNHSAGLRLLHRLGPAQGQRSGWLPTIPARATVSSNCRHYCKQQILNQTAQSEHINGRVERMIVTPNSQKIRLQCPQHRTKTARILSGAIISLLLFAVGINQQTWANSVPSGEAETETEDSSQNSLAKCTYSFIVENDLLFTDRNYTSGVLLTHTCDSDTGDLPGSLRKLNSDLMMNARALSGVTNYKNSAYSRFGGLWLYTPNRLDILKPKKSDGRPYASLLIYGDSILHANKAVAIKQEMQIGVLGLPLGGIVQSALHKVISADDPQGWSKEISRGGEPVFAYGLQKQHLVCANPRHPGLCGDRDFDLTANWSISVGYYTSLRTGFTGRLGLGEKLRSPFWGDFGTIHSKLVFSPLIHFPSYSKGTGDKANGNNEELYLFATAGIDVVLYSAVLQGQFRRSHYEIRSSDVTRVVPYASLGIVKRFGDCRVSLSHSFRGREIEGGKSHRWNSLSVGWKF